A single genomic interval of Pyrus communis chromosome 7, drPyrComm1.1, whole genome shotgun sequence harbors:
- the LOC137740025 gene encoding uncharacterized protein → MCVYAVKAKLHDRKMCDSPFLQTALSQNVSLCKYSHSGITSNSEIQSYAAKQLQSESSFSQVTSLDEGIGRFGSCTKSSDTSPYRFQLEQDVQQLQLQLREELELHAILQNAIEKNTVKFSSASCLPNYAQELLSNISALEVTVSKLEQELVALQFQLSQERNERRLAEYRLRHPSPQSTSPHSSDIVKLPISSSLRTSEQSNRKIHHSSEDDSCEEPKDQQSEPSGKTSLQSVTENVVDSIANCHDMKMSRKMDSESFQPAELRRLPKGMRPKGLWDHPNQLSEEMVRCMKNIFISLADSATTSKSSVQESQCSSMSPRGHLSNSSWWSSSERSVISSWVQSPQVDIHSNSEVLASENACDPYKVRGKLSWAEIGNYGLATEVSWMSVGKKQLEYAAGALRRFRVLVEQLAKVNPIHLSYNEKLAFWINLYNALIMHAYLAYGVPRSDLKLFSLMQKAAYTVGEHSFSAAAIEYVILKMKPPLHRPQIALLLALHKLKVSDEQRKSAIDTYEPLATFALSCGMYSSPAVRTYTAKNVREELQEAQRDFIRASVGVSSKGRLLVPKMLHCFAKGLVDDSNLAVWISHYLPTHQAAFVEQCMSQRRQSLLGSRNCGILPFDSRFRYLFLPDKIPL, encoded by the exons ATGTGTGTTTATGCGGTGAAAGCCAAACTCCATGATCGCAAGATGTGTGACTCACCGTTTCTGCAAACTGCCTTGAGCCA AAACGTTTCACTTTGTAAGTATTCGCATTCTGGCATCACTAGTAATTCGGAAATTCAGTCGTATGCTGCAAAACAACTTCAGAGTGAGAGCTCATTTTCACAG GTGACCAGTCTCGATGAAGGTATTGGAAGATTTGGGTCGTGCACTAAAAGCAGTGATACTTCCCCTTACAGATTCCAGCTTGAACAGGAT GTACAACAGTTGCAACTGCAGCTGCGAGAAGAACTAGAGCTACATGCTATTCTGCAAAATGCAATTGAGAAAAACACTGTTAAATTTTCCAGTGCGTCGTGCCTCCCTAACTAT GCTCAAGAGCTGCTAAGCAATATTTCTGCACTGGAGGTTACAGTGTCAAAACTCGAACAGGAGTTGGTTGCTTTGCAATTCCAACTTAGTCAAGAAAGAAATGAACGAAGGCTTGCAGAATATCGTCTGAGACATCCATCTCCTCAGTCAACGTCTCCTCACTCCTCTGACATTGTGAAACTACCG ATTTCATCTTCTTTGAGGACTTCAGAGCAGTCCAATCGTAAAATACATCATTCCTCTGAAGACGACTCATGTGAAGAGCCGAAGGATCAACAATCAGAACCTAGTGGCAAAACATCTTTACAGTCGGTAACTGAG AATGTGGTGGACTCCATTGCAAATTGCCATGATATGAAAATGTCGAGGAAGATGGATTCTGAATCTTTTCAACCTGCTGAGCTCAGGAGGCTTCCTAAGGGGATGCGCCCCAAGGGCCTCTGGGATCATCCAAATCAACTGTCAGAGGAGATGGTGAGATGCATGAAAAATATATTCATATCTTTGGCTGATTCAGCTACAACGTCAAAATCTTCAGTGCAAGAGAGCCAATGCTCGTCTATGTCACCACGCGGACATCTTTCCAATTCCTCTTGGTGGTCATCATCTGAACGGTCGGTGATTTCATCATGGGTGCAGAGCCCACAGGTTGACATACATAGTAACTCTGAAGTATTAGCCTCAGAGAATGCCTGTGATCCCTACAAAGTTCGAGGAAAACTGAGTTGGGCGGAGATTGGGAACTATGGATTAGCGACTGAAGTTTCTTGGATGTCAGTTGGGAAGAAGCAATTAGAATATGCTGCAGGTGCGTTGAGGAGATTCAG AGTACTTGTGGAGCAATTGGCGAAAGTAAACCCTATCCATTTGAGTTACAATGAGAAGCTTGCTTTCTGGATTAACTTGTACAATGCACTGATCATGCAT GCTTACTTGGCTTATGGAGTCCCTAGAAGTGACTTGAAGCTCTTCTCTTTGATGCAAAAG GCGGCTTACACAGTTGGCGAACATTCTTTCAGTGCAGCTGCTATTGAGTATGTAATTCTGAAGATGAAACCGCCACTCCATAGACCACAAATT GCTTTGCTTCTTGCCCTTCACAAACTGAAGGTCTCAGATGAGCAACGGAAGTCTGCAATTGATACATATGAACCACTTGCAACCTTTGCTTTAAGCTGTGGAATGTACTCTTCACCAGCG GTAAGAACCTACACTGCTAAAAATGTGAGGGAAGAGCTTCAGGAAGCCCAGCGTGATTTCATTCGAGCTTCAGTTGGGGTGAGCAGCAAGGGGAGGTTGTTGGTGCCAAAAATGCTGCACTGCTTTGCCAAGGGCCTTGTGGATGATTCAAATTTGgctgtgtggatatcacattaCCTTCCAACCCACCAAGCTGCCTTTGTTGAACAATGCATGTCACAGAGGCGACAGAGTCTTCTTGGTTCGCGCAACTGTGGGATTCTGCCATTCGACTCACGCTTCCGGTACCTCTTCCTGCCTGACAAAATTCCTTTATGA
- the LOC137741070 gene encoding coniferyl alcohol acyltransferase-like, protein MERGEFKVTTSNQEVVAGALPLQEYWLPLSNLDLLLPPLDVGVFFCYKNKQSMSFGSMVGVLKKAMAQALVTFYAFSGEVVPNSDGEPEILCNNRGVDFTEAFADIELKELNFYDPDHSIEGKLVPKKKHGVLAVQVTELNCGGVVVACTFDHRIADAYSTNMFLVSWAEMAQSKSLTIQPTFRRSLLNPRRPGHIDPSLNDMYMPITALPPPSKGRTTDDHDHLISRIYYITSEQLENLQALATSNGYKRTKLESFCAFLWKMVAKCDTSNDRAQKLCKMGIVVDGRTRLSEGNYQNDHATLMAAYFGNVLSIPFGGENIEDLTEKPLSWVAEEVHDFLECAVTKEHFLGLIDWVEAHRPVPCLTKIYDSGSNEGPAFLVSSGQRFPSSKVDFGWGSPVFGSYHFPWGGSAGYVMPMPSPVANGDWIVYMHMMKGQVELMEKEAAHVLRPLTFDYLN, encoded by the exons ATGGAGAGAGGAGAGTTCAAGGTGACGACGAGCAACCAAGAAGTGGTGGCAGGTGCCTTGCCACTGCAAGAGTATTGGCTACCACTCTCCAACCTTGACTTGCTTTTGCCACCTTTGGACGTGGGAGTTTTCTTTTGCTACAAAAATAAGCAAAGCATGAGCTTTGGGTCCATGGTTGGGGTTCTGAAGAAGGCCATGGCTCAAGCTCTTGTGACTTTCTACGCCTTCTCCGGTGAGGTGGTACCTAACTCTGACGGGGAGCCTGAGATTCTATGCAACAACCGTGGCGTTGATTTCACCGAAGCGTTTGCAGATATTGAGCTTAAGGAGCTCAACTTTTATGACCCTGATCATAGCATTGAGGGCAAGCTGGTGCCCAAGAAGAAGCATGGCGTCTTGGCTGTCCAG GTAACTGAGCTCAACTGTGGTGGTGTGGTGGTGGCATGCACATTTGATCATCGCATAGCAGATGCCTACTCAACCAACATGTTTCTGGTCTCATGGGCTGAGATGGCTCAGTCCAAATCCCTCACCATCCAACCAACTTTTCGTCGTTCCTTGCTTAACCCTCGTCGTCCTGGTCACATCGACCCCTCCCTAAACGACATGTACATGCCCATCACGGCGTTGCCGCCTCCCAGTAAAGGCCGTACTACTGATGATCATGACCATCTCATCAGCCGCATATACTATATCACATCCGAGCAGCTTGAAAATCTCCAAGCCCTAGCTACCTCCAATGGCTACAAAAGGACCAAGCTCGAGTCCTTCTGTGCATTCTTGTGGAAAATGGTAGCAAAATGTGACACTAGTAATGATCGTGcccaaaaattatgtaaaatggGCATTGTTGTTGATGGACGGACAAGATTAAGTGAGGGAAATTACCAAAACGACCATGCAACTCTAATGGCTGCATACTTTGGAAATGTGCTGTCTATTCCATTTGGTGGGGAAAATATTGAAGACCTAACAGAGAAGCCACTGAGTTGGGTAGCTGAGGAAGTCCATGATTTTTTGGAATGTGCTGTGACCAAGGAACATTTTTTGGGGTTGATAGATTGGGTTGAGGCTCATAGACCAGTGCCATGCTTGACCAAAATATACGACAGTGGGAGCAATGAGGGGCCAGCATTTCTTGTGTCGTCCGGCCAACGGTTCCCCAGCTCCAAGGTGGATTTCGGGTGGGGCTCGCCTGTTTTCGGGTCGTACCATTTCCCGTGGGGAGGCAGTGCTGGGTATGTCATGCCAATGCCAAGTCCAGTTGCTAATGGTGACTGGATTGTGTACATGCACATGATGAAGGGGCAGGTGGAGTTGATGGAGAAAGAGGCTGCTCATGTGTTAAGGCCCTTGACTTTTGATTATCTTAATTAG